The genomic DNA GTCGAGCGCCTGCTCGCCTTCCGGTCTGCACAGGAAGGAGGCTCGCGATGAGCCTTGCCACCATCCCCGAGGCGCTCAACGCGCTGCGCGCCGGACGCCCCGTCCTCGTCGCCGACGATGAGAACCGCGAGAACGAGGGCGACGTCATCCTCTCAGCCGAACTCGCCACCCCGGAATGGGTGGCGTGGACGGTGCGCTGGTCGTCGGGCTTCATCTGCGCGCCGATGCCCGCGGATCTCGCAGACAGCCTGAACCTGCAGCCGATGGTGGAGTCCAATGAGGACTCCCGCTCCACCGCGTACACGGTGAGTGTGGATGCCGCGGAAGGCGTGACGACCGGCATCAGCGCTTCGGATCGGGCGCACACGCTGAACGTGCTCGCGAATCCGGCGTCGACGCCGACCAGCATCATCCGCCCCGGTCACGTCCTGCCGCTCCGCGCCGTCGACGGCGGCGTGCGCGAGCGCAGCGGTCACACCGAGGCCGCCGTCGAACTGATGCGCCTCGCCGGGCTCCGTCCGGTCGGCGCCATCGCCGAGGTCGTCGCCGAGGACGGCAGCATGATGCGCATGCCGGGACTGATCGAGCTCGGCGAACGCGACGGCATCCCGGTGATCACGATCGAGCAGCTCATCGCGTATCTCAACGAACACGACCCGCGAGACGAGGTGGCGCACAAACGCAAGAGCCGTCGCGTCAGCCTGCGCGCCGATGCCACCGTCCCGACCACTCACGGCACGTTCCGCTTCCTCGCGTACAAGGACCGCGTGACCGGCACCGACCACATCGCCGTCGTCTCGGGCGAACCGACCGAGACGGCGCTGGTGCGCGTGCACTCCGAGTGCCTGACCGGAGAGGCCTTCGGCTCCCTGAAGTGCGAGTGCGGTCCTCAGCTGGATGCCGCACTCGACGAGATCGACGAGCACGGCGGCGTCGTGATCTACATGCGCGGCCACGAGGGGCGCGGCATCGGCCTCATCAACAAGCTGCGCGCCTACAGCCTGCAGGAAGAGGGGCTCGACACCGTCGACGCCAACCTCGCCCTCGGCCTCCCCGCCGATGCCCGCGAGTACGCGGCGGCGGCCGGCATCCTCAGCGATCTGGGCATCTCGAAGGTGCGTCTGCTGACGAACAACACCGACAAGGTCACGC from Microbacterium sp. LWO13-1.2 includes the following:
- the ribA gene encoding GTP cyclohydrolase II — protein: MSLATIPEALNALRAGRPVLVADDENRENEGDVILSAELATPEWVAWTVRWSSGFICAPMPADLADSLNLQPMVESNEDSRSTAYTVSVDAAEGVTTGISASDRAHTLNVLANPASTPTSIIRPGHVLPLRAVDGGVRERSGHTEAAVELMRLAGLRPVGAIAEVVAEDGSMMRMPGLIELGERDGIPVITIEQLIAYLNEHDPRDEVAHKRKSRRVSLRADATVPTTHGTFRFLAYKDRVTGTDHIAVVSGEPTETALVRVHSECLTGEAFGSLKCECGPQLDAALDEIDEHGGVVIYMRGHEGRGIGLINKLRAYSLQEEGLDTVDANLALGLPADAREYAAAAGILSDLGISKVRLLTNNTDKVTQLRELGLDVIEQVPLIVGVGPNNHQYLETKRDRMGHIIGEADLAEALANGKGNS